A part of Campylobacter ureolyticus ACS-301-V-Sch3b genomic DNA contains:
- the rplB gene encoding 50S ribosomal protein L2, producing MSVKHYKPYTPSRRFMSGLSSDDITAKASVRSLLKKVPATAGRNHDGRITSRHKQAGAKKLYRIIDFKRRKFGIEGKVEAIEYDPNRNCRIALISYKDGEKRYIIQPNGLKVGDVIASAESGLDIKPGNAMKLKSIPLGTILHNIELKPGKGAQIARSAGGYAQLMGKEEKYVALRLPSGEMRRVLAECMATIGVVGNEEWANVVIGKAGRNRHLGIRPQTRGSAMNPVDHPHGGGEGKKNSGRHPVTPWGQPTKGLKTRRKKASDKLIISRRKGK from the coding sequence ATGTCAGTAAAACATTATAAACCATATACTCCAAGTAGAAGATTTATGAGTGGTTTAAGCAGTGATGATATAACTGCAAAAGCAAGTGTAAGATCACTTCTTAAAAAAGTTCCTGCAACTGCTGGAAGAAACCACGATGGAAGAATAACTTCAAGACATAAACAAGCCGGAGCTAAAAAACTTTATAGAATTATTGATTTTAAAAGAAGAAAATTTGGCATTGAAGGCAAAGTTGAAGCTATTGAGTATGATCCAAACAGAAATTGTAGAATTGCATTAATTAGCTACAAAGATGGTGAAAAAAGATATATTATTCAACCAAATGGCTTAAAAGTTGGCGATGTTATCGCTTCTGCTGAGAGTGGTCTTGATATAAAACCAGGAAATGCTATGAAATTAAAAAGCATTCCTCTTGGAACAATCCTACATAATATTGAGCTAAAACCTGGAAAAGGTGCACAAATTGCAAGAAGTGCTGGTGGATATGCTCAACTTATGGGTAAAGAAGAAAAATATGTTGCATTAAGATTACCAAGTGGCGAAATGAGAAGAGTTTTGGCTGAGTGTATGGCAACTATTGGTGTAGTTGGTAATGAAGAGTGGGCAAATGTTGTTATCGGTAAAGCTGGTAGAAATAGACATTTAGGAATTCGCCCTCAAACAAGAGGTAGTGCGATGAACCCTGTTGATCACCCACACGGTGGTGGTGAAGGTAAGAAAAACTCAGGCCGTCATCCTGTTACTCCATGGGGACAACCAACTAAAGGTCTAAAAACTAGACGCAAAAAAGCTAGTGATAAACTTATAATTTCAAGAAGGAAAGGAAAATAG
- a CDS encoding 50S ribosomal protein L23 codes for MADITDIKTILYTEKTLDLQESGVVVIQTSTDVTKNKLKAILKEYFGITPLKINSLKMNGKVKRFRGRIGARNNYKKFYVKLPEGASLESIGA; via the coding sequence ATGGCAGATATAACAGATATAAAAACGATTCTTTATACAGAAAAAACTTTAGACCTTCAAGAAAGCGGTGTGGTTGTTATTCAAACATCAACAGATGTAACTAAAAATAAACTAAAAGCTATATTAAAAGAGTATTTTGGAATCACACCTTTAAAGATAAATTCATTAAAAATGAATGGTAAAGTTAAAAGATTTAGAGGAAGAATTGGCGCAAGAAATAATTACAAAAAATTCTATGTTAAACTTCCTGAAGGTGCAAGCCTAGAAAGTATAGGAGCATAA
- the rplD gene encoding 50S ribosomal protein L4 has product MSKVAVFNEKLENAGEIELPVKYSEVNPHNLYLYVKSYLAAVRSNTAHTKTRSEVSGGGKKPWRQKGRGGARAGSTRTNVWVGGGVSFGPSNERNYIQKINKKQKRLALERALFERAEQGKIFAVESIDIESGKTKDANSFINNFKVRDALIVGDLSSVDSLESAKRIQNTFLAYRNLTNCYAIDVSEINAYLVKVYSAVIIEKSALDKIIKEG; this is encoded by the coding sequence ATGAGTAAAGTAGCAGTATTTAATGAAAAGCTTGAAAATGCAGGCGAGATAGAACTTCCTGTAAAATATAGCGAAGTAAATCCACACAACTTATATTTATATGTAAAATCATACCTTGCAGCTGTTAGATCAAATACAGCTCATACTAAAACAAGATCTGAAGTAAGTGGTGGTGGTAAAAAACCATGGCGTCAAAAAGGTCGTGGTGGAGCTAGAGCTGGTTCAACTAGAACAAACGTTTGGGTTGGTGGTGGAGTATCTTTTGGTCCAAGTAACGAAAGAAACTACATTCAAAAAATAAATAAAAAACAAAAAAGACTTGCACTTGAAAGAGCACTTTTTGAAAGAGCTGAGCAAGGTAAAATTTTTGCTGTTGAAAGCATTGATATAGAGTCAGGCAAAACAAAAGATGCTAATAGCTTCATAAATAACTTTAAAGTTAGAGATGCTTTAATTGTTGGAGACTTATCATCTGTTGATAGTTTAGAAAGTGCAAAAAGAATTCAAAACACATTCTTAGCATATAGAAATTTAACAAATTGCTACGCTATTGATGTAAGTGAAATAAATGCTTATTTAGTAAAAGTATATAGTGCGGTTATTATTGAAAAATCAGCACTTGATAAGATAATAAAAGAGGGTTAA
- the rplC gene encoding 50S ribosomal protein L3 encodes MEYIVEKIGMSRTVDRVSLPVSLLRVISTKVCEVGENNKAIVAYASGKSNNKTIAGQQKKYSLSKEFNKFASLEVANGEIGDQDMTPLDEAKVIKASFNTKGKGYQGVMKRHGFAGGPKSHGSRFHRRSGSIGNCEWPGRVQPGRKMPGQTGNVKVTVKNEVVSFDKDNGVLVVKGSVPGFNGAMGRIRIVK; translated from the coding sequence ATGGAATATATAGTAGAAAAGATAGGTATGAGCAGAACCGTTGATAGAGTTAGCCTACCAGTTAGTCTGCTAAGAGTTATAAGCACCAAAGTTTGTGAAGTTGGTGAAAATAATAAAGCCATCGTTGCTTATGCAAGTGGTAAATCTAATAATAAAACTATAGCAGGACAACAAAAAAAATATAGTCTAAGTAAAGAGTTCAATAAATTTGCTAGCTTAGAAGTAGCAAATGGCGAAATAGGCGACCAAGATATGACTCCTTTAGATGAGGCAAAAGTTATAAAAGCAAGCTTTAATACTAAAGGTAAAGGTTATCAAGGCGTTATGAAAAGACATGGTTTTGCAGGTGGTCCGAAATCTCACGGAAGTAGATTTCACAGAAGATCAGGATCAATTGGTAACTGTGAGTGGCCAGGACGCGTTCAGCCTGGTAGAAAAATGCCTGGACAAACAGGAAATGTAAAAGTTACAGTTAAAAACGAAGTTGTTAGCTTTGATAAAGACAATGGTGTTTTAGTTGTAAAAGGTTCTGTTCCTGGATTTAATGGTGCAATGGGTAGAATAAGGATAGTAAAATGA